The proteins below come from a single Gammaproteobacteria bacterium genomic window:
- a CDS encoding sigma-54 dependent transcriptional regulator, giving the protein MTKQRVLIVDDEPDIRELLEITLLRMGLETRSAEDYSNATRMLHDEAFDLCLTDMKLPDGDGIALVEHIQQHYPNTPTAVITAHGSIDLAIKAMKCGAFDFVSKPVSLETLRKLVDKALTLPSSPLLSSSTSDTRYQIIGDSSTMTELKRSIAKFARSQAPVFICGDSGTGKELVARQIHLQGSRAEAPFVAVNCGAIPSELMESELFGHLKGSFTGATSDNEGLFKAADGGTLFLDEIADLPLAMQVKLLRVIQEKSIRAVGAQQEEPIDVRIISASHKDLDAMVADGSFRQDLYYRINVIGIIVPTLSERTGDIPQLADFLVEKHNYENASNVKISDDALTALSNYVFPGNVRELENILERALALCENELIETADLQLPEITADNDEKQQSLGEMTQNMEKEHIINALEDNRWNQSATARALGLTLRQLRYRIDKLNLKER; this is encoded by the coding sequence ATGACCAAGCAACGCGTCCTCATCGTCGACGATGAACCCGACATTCGTGAATTGCTCGAAATAACCCTGTTGCGCATGGGGCTCGAGACACGTAGCGCCGAGGATTACAGTAATGCCACGCGCATGCTGCATGACGAGGCCTTCGATCTTTGTCTAACCGATATGAAACTACCCGATGGTGATGGTATCGCGCTGGTCGAACACATTCAACAGCACTACCCGAATACGCCAACCGCGGTGATCACCGCTCACGGCAGTATCGATCTCGCAATCAAGGCGATGAAATGCGGCGCTTTCGATTTTGTCTCCAAACCCGTGTCGCTGGAAACGCTGCGCAAGCTGGTCGACAAGGCCCTGACGCTGCCGAGTTCACCTCTGCTTTCCAGCAGCACGTCTGATACCCGGTATCAGATCATCGGTGACTCCAGCACGATGACCGAACTCAAGCGCTCGATTGCCAAGTTCGCCCGCAGCCAGGCACCGGTATTTATCTGCGGTGATTCCGGTACCGGTAAAGAGCTGGTGGCGCGCCAGATACACCTGCAGGGCTCGCGTGCCGAAGCACCCTTCGTCGCGGTAAACTGCGGGGCGATTCCGTCTGAGCTGATGGAAAGCGAACTCTTCGGCCACCTCAAGGGAAGTTTTACCGGTGCTACCAGCGATAACGAGGGATTGTTCAAGGCGGCCGATGGTGGCACGTTGTTTCTCGATGAAATAGCGGACTTGCCGCTCGCAATGCAGGTCAAGCTGCTGCGCGTGATCCAGGAAAAATCGATCCGTGCCGTCGGCGCGCAACAGGAAGAACCGATCGACGTCAGGATTATCAGCGCCTCGCACAAAGATCTTGATGCCATGGTAGCGGATGGTTCATTCAGACAGGATCTTTACTATCGAATCAACGTTATTGGCATCATCGTGCCGACCCTGTCCGAGCGCACCGGGGATATTCCGCAACTCGCCGACTTCCTAGTGGAAAAGCACAACTATGAAAATGCGAGCAACGTAAAGATCAGCGATGATGCGTTGACCGCGTTGAGTAACTACGTGTTTCCAGGTAACGTGCGCGAGCTTGAAAATATCCTCGAACGCGCGCTTGCATTGTGCGAGAACGAACTGATCGAAACCGCCGACCTGCAGCTACCCGAGATCACTGCAGACAATGATGAAAAACAGCAAAGCCTGGGTGAAATGACGCAGAACATGGAAAAAGAACACATTATCAATGCGCTCGAGGATAATCGCTGGAACCAGTCGGCAACCGCGCGTGCACTGGGTCTCACGCTGCGCCAACTGCGCTACCGTATCGACAAGTTAAACCTGAAGGAACGCTAA
- a CDS encoding ATP-binding protein, translating to MTSNNPLDSGYKTRSTNWTSVRLLNVYRLGLSAIFFGQSFVSPSPLLNIVNLTLYSWTSFAFLVLALVWIVAAWTERRGFKRQVSLQIYSDTVLIILLMHACGGISSGLGMLLIISVAVTGLLTEQAMAVLFASLASLGLLTEHVYSVINIPGYTGTSTQVGILGASLIATAIVTHNLILRVRSSEQLIQQRERDVALLSALNQEIIENLQAGVIVLNRNDQIRHINRAALDMLHIANKRSITMQKDCPTLLDALEHWRRTADQKSTSPAAEIGIDNIQVSFRQLESEGQPNTMIFLNDVSSIRDTMQQAKLASLGHLTASIAHEIRNPLGAISYAAELLNESDEFVDADQRMIEIINQHTLRINNIIEDILKISRSSPSVKEHINLHSWLPIFIDRFCQSGMADADTFNLEIETANPVLQFDSGHLSQILTNLCTNACVHGDDGKPITIRVFETEAYPLCIEIADQGPGMKSDILDQIFEPFYTTSHQGSGLGLYIVGQLCELNNAFISAKINEHNGTSFILQMTSLATDLDRQSE from the coding sequence TTGACCAGCAATAATCCGCTGGATAGCGGTTACAAGACACGCTCGACGAACTGGACTTCAGTTCGCCTGCTGAATGTCTACCGGCTGGGACTGTCCGCTATTTTTTTCGGCCAGAGCTTCGTCAGCCCTTCCCCCCTGCTCAACATCGTCAACCTGACACTCTATTCGTGGACCAGTTTCGCTTTCCTGGTGCTGGCCCTGGTGTGGATCGTTGCGGCCTGGACCGAACGACGCGGCTTCAAGCGCCAGGTATCGTTGCAGATTTATAGTGATACGGTGCTGATTATCCTGCTCATGCATGCTTGCGGAGGGATTTCCAGTGGTCTCGGTATGTTGTTGATTATTTCGGTCGCGGTCACCGGCTTACTCACCGAGCAGGCGATGGCCGTTCTGTTTGCATCGCTGGCTTCACTTGGCCTGCTGACCGAGCACGTTTACTCGGTCATTAATATACCCGGTTATACCGGAACTTCGACCCAGGTTGGCATTCTCGGCGCCAGCCTGATCGCAACCGCAATCGTTACCCATAACCTGATTTTACGGGTGCGTAGCAGTGAGCAATTGATTCAGCAACGCGAACGTGACGTCGCGTTACTGTCAGCGTTGAACCAGGAAATTATCGAAAACCTGCAGGCCGGTGTAATCGTGCTCAACCGTAACGATCAGATTCGGCACATCAACCGGGCGGCACTGGACATGTTGCACATTGCCAACAAGAGATCCATCACGATGCAAAAAGACTGTCCCACGCTGCTCGATGCACTGGAGCACTGGCGTCGAACAGCGGACCAGAAATCGACCTCCCCTGCTGCGGAAATCGGAATCGACAATATCCAGGTCAGTTTTCGCCAACTCGAGAGCGAAGGCCAACCCAATACGATGATATTCCTGAACGATGTATCGTCGATTCGGGATACCATGCAGCAGGCCAAACTCGCTTCGCTCGGCCACCTGACCGCGAGCATCGCACATGAAATCAGGAACCCGCTCGGGGCAATCTCCTACGCGGCTGAATTACTCAATGAAAGCGATGAATTTGTCGACGCGGACCAGCGCATGATCGAAATCATCAACCAGCATACGTTGCGCATTAACAATATTATTGAAGACATCCTGAAAATTTCGCGCAGCAGCCCCTCGGTGAAAGAACATATCAACCTGCACAGCTGGTTGCCGATCTTCATCGATCGCTTTTGCCAATCCGGCATGGCCGACGCGGATACCTTCAATCTCGAAATCGAAACGGCAAATCCCGTGCTGCAATTCGATTCCGGGCACCTGAGCCAGATCCTGACCAACCTTTGTACCAATGCCTGCGTGCATGGCGACGACGGCAAACCGATTACGATCCGGGTCTTCGAAACCGAGGCATATCCCTTATGTATTGAAATTGCAGACCAGGGACCGGGAATGAAAAGCGATATCCTGGACCAGATCTTCGAGCCGTTTTATACCACGAGCCACCAGGGGTCGGGGCTCGGTCTCTACATCGTCGGACAACTGTGCGAGCTCAACAATGCATTTATTTCAGCTAAGATCAATGAGCACAACGGCACCAGCTTTATCTTGCAGATGACCTCGCTCGCAACCGACCTAGACCGGCAGTCCGAATAA
- a CDS encoding PP0621 family protein has protein sequence MRLVILLIIVAILLWLLKRLFSAPPEPDQLEAGKPENIRQCKYCGVHVPESSILLVREKPYCCQEHADLDQQ, from the coding sequence ATGCGCCTCGTTATCCTGTTAATCATTGTTGCCATTTTACTGTGGTTGCTGAAACGTCTTTTCAGCGCTCCGCCGGAGCCAGATCAACTGGAAGCCGGGAAACCGGAAAACATACGTCAATGCAAGTATTGCGGGGTACACGTGCCCGAGTCCTCGATTCTGCTGGTCAGGGAAAAACCTTATTGCTGTCAAGAACATGCAGACCTTGACCAGCAATAA
- the dksA gene encoding RNA polymerase-binding protein DksA, with protein MSPKQLEYFRQKLLAWRAELLQESENTISHLKEENWQEPDINDRASLETDAALELRTRDRYRKLVNKIDLALSRVADGTYGYCDDTGEEIGLFRLEARPIATLTVEAQEKHERLEKQRRDD; from the coding sequence ATGTCTCCGAAGCAACTGGAGTACTTTCGCCAGAAATTGCTGGCCTGGCGTGCGGAGTTGCTGCAGGAGTCCGAGAACACGATTTCACATTTGAAGGAGGAAAACTGGCAGGAACCCGATATCAACGATCGGGCCTCGCTGGAAACCGATGCTGCCCTGGAACTTCGTACCCGCGATCGTTATCGGAAGCTGGTAAACAAGATAGACCTGGCGCTCTCGAGGGTTGCCGACGGCACCTATGGCTACTGTGATGATACCGGCGAAGAAATTGGTCTGTTCCGACTTGAAGCACGGCCCATAGCGACCTTAACGGTCGAGGCCCAGGAAAAACACGAGCGGCTCGAAAAGCAGCGGCGTGACGACTAG
- a CDS encoding 5'-nucleotidase — protein MPYDLTNYLVIGVSSRALFDLSLENEIYEKEGLEAYCRYQLEHENDILKPGTGFALIEAILRINELEAGVRRTEVVIISRNSADTSLRISNSIDSYRLDITRAAFTGGEPVAKYLNAFEVDLFLSATEEDVQAAVESNVAAGLIYDGPSRNQTDPLEQIRIAFDGDAVLFSKESEMIYQQQGLEAFIEHEKLNAEKPLPEGPFAKLLKTLSFLQFDLVNSTTQKIPPIRTALVTARNSPAHERVIRTLRTWNVRIDETFFLGGVPKHKILESFSPHIFFDDQHQHCEGASRVVPTARVPHKSDETKTA, from the coding sequence ATGCCCTACGATCTAACTAACTACCTCGTCATCGGCGTATCATCGCGCGCCCTGTTTGACCTCAGTCTAGAGAATGAAATATATGAGAAAGAAGGTCTCGAGGCGTACTGCCGATACCAGCTGGAGCATGAAAACGACATCTTGAAACCGGGCACCGGGTTTGCGCTGATTGAAGCTATCCTGCGTATCAATGAACTCGAGGCCGGGGTTCGGCGAACCGAGGTCGTTATCATTTCGCGCAACTCGGCCGACACCAGCTTACGCATCTCCAACTCGATCGACAGTTACCGGCTCGACATTACCCGCGCCGCATTTACTGGCGGGGAACCCGTGGCCAAGTATCTCAACGCCTTTGAGGTCGATTTATTCCTGTCAGCCACCGAAGAAGACGTGCAGGCGGCAGTCGAATCCAATGTAGCTGCGGGACTGATTTATGACGGCCCGAGCCGCAATCAAACCGACCCGCTCGAGCAGATCAGGATTGCCTTCGACGGAGACGCCGTTCTGTTTTCCAAGGAATCTGAAATGATTTATCAGCAGCAGGGACTCGAGGCTTTCATTGAGCATGAAAAGTTAAATGCTGAAAAACCGCTACCAGAGGGTCCGTTCGCAAAGTTGCTGAAGACGCTGTCGTTTTTGCAGTTCGACCTGGTCAATAGTACGACCCAGAAGATCCCGCCGATTCGCACCGCCCTGGTCACGGCACGCAACAGTCCTGCCCATGAAAGGGTGATAAGAACCCTGCGTACCTGGAATGTTCGTATCGATGAAACCTTTTTCCTCGGCGGCGTACCCAAGCATAAGATTCTGGAGTCCTTTTCGCCGCACATTTTCTTCGACGATCAGCACCAGCATTGTGAAGGCGCTTCGAGAGTGGTGCCGACAGCACGCGTACCACACAAGAGCGACGAAACAAAAACGGCCTGA
- the argA gene encoding amino-acid N-acetyltransferase, with amino-acid sequence MSNTQDYVQWFRGAAPYIKAHRKKTFVIMVSDEVIYSDRFIGLVHDIALLNHLGIKLVILLGSRSSIDSHLAKNKLESGFHHNIRITDTAVMPFVIQAINEVRTVFEAQLSTGLPNTPMSGSELSLVSGNFVTGMPLGVIDGIDMQHSGKVRDIKHDAINELLALNHVVLLSNLGYSRTGEVFNLPAEELAGEVARALKADKLIYIQQDIADGEAPASTLSTSECDSMLQDPATPNELRSLLRQAIHAIQAQVKRVHLIDPGVDGGLLLELFTRDGCGIMVTNLFYEGSRAASIDDVGGILSLIEPHESSGVLVARSREQIELEISHFQVIEKDGMIIACIACIPDSSAGIAEIACLAVHESYQRSGLGNQLLQIAEDRASKSGISKLYTLTTRTSHWFIEHGFVESGDFKLPEARLARYNPERRSKILLKSI; translated from the coding sequence ATGAGCAATACGCAGGACTACGTGCAGTGGTTTCGTGGTGCCGCGCCCTACATCAAGGCGCACCGTAAAAAAACCTTCGTCATCATGGTTTCGGACGAAGTCATTTATTCAGACCGGTTTATTGGCCTGGTGCATGATATCGCCCTGCTGAATCATCTTGGTATCAAGCTGGTGATACTTCTCGGTAGCCGTAGCAGCATCGATTCACACCTCGCCAAAAACAAACTTGAATCCGGTTTCCACCACAACATCAGAATTACCGACACGGCTGTGATGCCATTTGTCATACAGGCGATTAATGAAGTCAGGACTGTATTCGAAGCCCAGTTATCGACGGGACTGCCCAATACCCCCATGTCCGGTTCGGAACTTTCGCTGGTTAGCGGCAATTTTGTTACCGGCATGCCGCTCGGGGTGATCGACGGGATTGATATGCAGCACTCCGGCAAGGTGCGCGATATCAAGCACGACGCAATTAACGAACTGCTCGCGCTCAATCACGTGGTACTGCTATCGAATCTTGGCTACTCGCGCACTGGCGAGGTTTTTAATTTACCCGCCGAGGAACTTGCCGGCGAAGTCGCGCGGGCACTTAAAGCGGACAAGCTTATTTATATTCAGCAGGATATTGCCGACGGAGAAGCACCGGCGAGCACCCTTTCCACCAGCGAATGCGATTCGATGCTGCAAGACCCCGCGACTCCGAACGAATTGAGAAGCCTGTTACGTCAGGCAATCCACGCAATCCAGGCGCAGGTTAAACGGGTACACCTGATCGATCCAGGTGTCGATGGCGGCCTGTTGCTGGAATTATTCACGCGCGATGGCTGCGGGATCATGGTAACCAACTTGTTCTACGAAGGTAGCAGGGCAGCGAGTATTGACGATGTTGGCGGAATCCTGAGCCTGATCGAGCCGCACGAATCCAGTGGTGTGCTCGTCGCCAGGTCGCGTGAACAAATTGAACTCGAAATCTCGCATTTCCAGGTCATCGAAAAAGACGGCATGATCATCGCCTGCATTGCCTGTATACCAGACAGCAGTGCGGGGATAGCTGAAATCGCCTGTCTTGCAGTTCATGAAAGCTACCAGCGTTCGGGCTTAGGTAACCAGTTGCTGCAGATTGCCGAAGACCGTGCCTCGAAATCAGGAATATCGAAACTCTACACGCTGACCACCCGTACGTCGCACTGGTTTATCGAGCATGGTTTTGTCGAATCCGGGGATTTCAAGTTACCCGAGGCCAGGCTTGCCAGATACAATCCGGAGCGGAGATCCAAGATCCTGTTGAAGTCAATCTGA
- a CDS encoding GGDEF domain-containing protein: MRNKAYFPYQQWHDWFLIGVIAAGLMLGCGAALLMPYITTNIQIILHAMLLTMCAGAIAYLSTSLRAYIAYMITIMLPVTIWLFLQMNTGSFVLSSLYLFFMIAGFVSVKRMHELVNDALYYRYDNETLIEDLQRLLESVSKTNKALEKISTTDELTGVSNYRAFRVYLEDVWRQYQGTNIQVSLIKLSIDHFHEFNEHYGQEAGDQCLRRVAGMLDNLILQPDQMIARLHGAEFAVLLPGMSGDNARQVALEFMQNLAQQKIEHVKSATQSFVTMSVGLGSQAVRPESSARELLVRSDTALKLASQRGRNRLEVLDG; the protein is encoded by the coding sequence ATGCGCAATAAGGCTTATTTCCCTTACCAGCAATGGCACGACTGGTTTTTGATCGGTGTCATCGCCGCGGGTTTGATGCTGGGTTGTGGCGCGGCCTTATTGATGCCCTACATTACGACCAACATACAGATAATACTGCACGCGATGTTGCTGACGATGTGTGCCGGGGCCATCGCCTATCTTTCAACCTCCTTGCGCGCATACATCGCTTACATGATTACAATCATGCTGCCGGTGACCATCTGGTTGTTCCTGCAAATGAATACTGGCAGCTTTGTCCTCAGTTCCCTGTACCTGTTTTTCATGATTGCAGGATTTGTGAGCGTCAAGCGGATGCATGAGTTGGTCAATGATGCGTTGTATTACCGTTATGACAATGAAACCCTGATCGAAGACTTACAGCGCCTGCTCGAGTCGGTTTCGAAAACAAATAAGGCACTGGAGAAAATATCGACCACTGACGAGCTCACGGGCGTGTCGAATTATCGTGCCTTTCGGGTTTACCTCGAAGACGTCTGGCGTCAATACCAGGGTACTAACATACAGGTTTCACTGATCAAACTTAGTATTGATCATTTTCACGAATTTAATGAACACTATGGCCAGGAAGCAGGGGATCAGTGCCTGCGCCGGGTTGCGGGAATGCTGGACAATCTGATTTTACAGCCGGATCAAATGATAGCGCGCCTGCACGGTGCGGAATTCGCGGTATTACTGCCCGGTATGAGTGGTGACAACGCTCGCCAGGTAGCGCTCGAGTTCATGCAAAACCTGGCGCAGCAAAAAATCGAGCATGTGAAGTCTGCGACGCAATCGTTTGTGACAATGAGCGTGGGGCTCGGCAGCCAGGCGGTGAGACCAGAATCTTCCGCGCGCGAATTACTGGTTAGATCTGATACCGCGCTCAAGCTGGCCAGTCAGCGTGGTCGCAACCGCCTCGAAGTTCTCGACGGCTAG
- the argF gene encoding ornithine carbamoyltransferase — protein MSTRHFLSLLDFSGDELRALIAHAIEVKQKLKQGTRHTPLNGKLLAMIFEKSSTRTRVSFEAGMYQLGGHAIFMSPRDSHLGRGEPIEDSARVISSMVDGILIRTFGHDRIEKLAQNSRVPVINGLSDLLHPCQLLADMQTWFEQRDDIAGASVAWIGDGNNMCHSYINAALRFGFSLRIACPPGHEPVDELVQSGGASVTLHDSAEAAARDADLVVTDVWASMGQEEEQQQRAATFAAYQVNRSVMAQADGDALFMHCLPAHRGEEVTAEVLDSPQSVIWQEAENRLHAQKALLEFLLKPGF, from the coding sequence ATGTCGACGCGCCATTTTTTAAGCTTGCTGGATTTCAGTGGCGACGAACTGCGGGCGTTAATCGCACACGCGATCGAGGTCAAGCAGAAACTGAAGCAGGGTACCCGGCATACACCGCTGAACGGAAAACTGCTGGCGATGATTTTCGAAAAATCCTCGACTCGCACCCGGGTCTCGTTTGAGGCCGGCATGTACCAGCTTGGCGGTCACGCGATCTTCATGTCACCGCGAGACAGCCACCTGGGTCGCGGAGAACCGATCGAAGACAGTGCCCGCGTCATATCGAGCATGGTCGACGGTATTCTGATTCGTACCTTTGGCCATGATCGCATCGAAAAACTGGCACAAAACTCGCGTGTACCCGTTATCAACGGTCTCAGCGACTTGTTACACCCTTGCCAGCTGTTAGCCGACATGCAAACCTGGTTCGAGCAGCGCGACGATATTGCCGGGGCCAGCGTTGCCTGGATCGGGGACGGTAATAATATGTGCCATTCCTATATCAACGCGGCGCTTAGATTCGGTTTCTCGCTCAGGATTGCCTGCCCACCGGGGCACGAGCCGGTCGATGAACTGGTGCAAAGTGGCGGTGCGTCGGTAACGCTTCATGATTCTGCCGAAGCGGCTGCCAGGGATGCTGACCTGGTCGTTACCGATGTCTGGGCCAGCATGGGCCAGGAGGAGGAACAACAGCAACGCGCCGCGACTTTCGCTGCCTACCAGGTTAATCGGTCGGTCATGGCACAGGCTGATGGAGATGCACTCTTTATGCATTGCCTGCCGGCCCACCGGGGAGAGGAAGTCACTGCCGAGGTTCTGGACAGCCCGCAATCCGTCATTTGGCAGGAAGCGGAAAATCGTCTGCATGCCCAGAAAGCACTGCTCGAATTCCTGCTCAAACCCGGATTCTAG
- a CDS encoding aspartate aminotransferase family protein — MPDHLINAYRSLPVNFTHGDGCYLWDSDGKQYLDALCGISVTNLGHNYPPLTAAIQEQAATLLHTSNLYSITWQSRLADLLCAATEMDRVFFANSGAEANEAAIKLARLYGHQQTIKDPHIVVMQNAFHGRTMATLSATGSRKVQAGFEPLVSGFVRAPYNDIAALEAIAENNRKVVAILVEPVQGEAGIVIPDSGYLVALRKICDQNNWLLMLDEVQTGMARSGKMFAHQHEPVLPDVMTLAKALGNGVPVGACIARGKAAEVFQPGNHGSTFGGNPLASRAAYTVLTSMLENKIADNAAQRGAQLFNALQQGLFENRQVQEVRHLGLLMAVEMRIPCQALVAQALQQGLLINVTAERTIRLLPPLILSEMQTGEIADKLITCINQFTE, encoded by the coding sequence ATGCCAGACCATTTGATCAATGCCTATCGGTCCCTGCCCGTCAATTTTACCCACGGCGACGGCTGCTACCTCTGGGACTCTGATGGTAAACAGTACCTGGATGCGCTTTGCGGCATCTCTGTCACCAACCTGGGCCACAACTACCCGCCCCTGACCGCAGCGATCCAGGAACAGGCGGCAACCCTGCTGCACACATCAAACCTCTACTCGATCACCTGGCAATCCAGACTTGCCGACCTGCTGTGTGCTGCTACAGAAATGGACCGGGTTTTCTTTGCCAACTCCGGCGCCGAAGCCAACGAGGCGGCGATCAAGCTAGCGCGCCTGTATGGACATCAACAAACCATCAAGGATCCACACATAGTAGTGATGCAGAATGCCTTTCATGGTCGCACCATGGCTACGCTCAGCGCCACCGGCAGTCGCAAGGTGCAGGCGGGCTTCGAGCCGTTGGTTTCCGGTTTTGTGCGCGCTCCCTACAACGACATTGCCGCACTTGAAGCTATCGCGGAAAATAATCGGAAGGTGGTCGCAATACTGGTTGAACCGGTACAGGGTGAAGCCGGCATCGTGATTCCTGACTCTGGTTACCTGGTTGCACTGCGTAAAATATGCGATCAAAACAACTGGTTGCTGATGCTGGACGAAGTACAAACCGGCATGGCGCGCAGCGGCAAGATGTTTGCCCACCAGCACGAACCCGTGCTTCCCGATGTCATGACGCTCGCCAAGGCACTCGGTAACGGCGTCCCGGTTGGAGCATGCATCGCGCGGGGAAAAGCAGCCGAAGTATTCCAGCCCGGCAACCACGGGTCCACTTTTGGCGGCAATCCGCTGGCCAGTCGCGCAGCCTATACCGTGCTGACGAGCATGCTCGAAAACAAGATTGCCGATAACGCGGCACAACGCGGAGCGCAGCTGTTCAATGCCCTGCAGCAAGGTCTTTTCGAAAACCGGCAGGTGCAGGAAGTGCGCCACCTCGGATTACTGATGGCAGTCGAAATGAGAATTCCTTGCCAGGCCCTGGTGGCACAGGCGTTACAACAGGGATTGCTGATTAATGTAACTGCCGAGCGGACTATCCGCCTGCTACCGCCGTTAATCCTCAGCGAAATGCAAACCGGCGAGATCGCGGACAAGCTGATCACCTGCATCAACCAATTCACGGAGTAG
- a CDS encoding urate hydroxylase PuuD, with translation MNPLKSIPGTIISGFVLAFVLMFILGTTGTVNPWQFWVWMHVLVGITWIGLLYYFNFIQVPGVAKALSEADSGGPGPAAINKYVAPSALLWFRWAAIGTWLTGAMALEAMHGGEGSGVVAAFTFAEGFQTIGMGAWLGTIMLFNVWVLIWPNQKKILGLDGQTHEADVIAKAKTVALMASRTNTLLSIPMLFAMTAQGHGMLF, from the coding sequence ATGAATCCATTAAAATCGATACCGGGTACGATTATCTCCGGTTTTGTTTTGGCATTCGTGCTCATGTTCATCCTGGGCACAACGGGTACCGTGAATCCCTGGCAATTCTGGGTCTGGATGCACGTCCTGGTTGGTATCACCTGGATAGGCTTACTGTATTACTTCAACTTTATCCAGGTACCCGGTGTTGCCAAGGCGCTGTCCGAGGCCGACAGCGGAGGCCCGGGGCCTGCTGCAATCAATAAATATGTCGCGCCAAGCGCACTGCTCTGGTTTCGCTGGGCTGCCATCGGGACCTGGCTCACGGGCGCGATGGCGCTCGAAGCCATGCATGGCGGCGAAGGCTCGGGTGTTGTCGCCGCCTTCACGTTTGCGGAAGGATTTCAGACTATTGGCATGGGTGCCTGGCTAGGCACGATTATGCTGTTCAATGTCTGGGTGCTGATCTGGCCGAATCAGAAAAAGATTCTTGGCCTCGACGGGCAGACCCACGAAGCCGATGTTATCGCCAAGGCTAAAACCGTGGCTTTGATGGCCTCGCGTACCAATACACTGTTATCGATTCCGATGCTATTCGCCATGACTGCCCAGGGGCATGGCATGCTGTTTTAA